One part of the Phoenix dactylifera cultivar Barhee BC4 chromosome 4, palm_55x_up_171113_PBpolish2nd_filt_p, whole genome shotgun sequence genome encodes these proteins:
- the LOC103720537 gene encoding transmembrane 9 superfamily member 7-like isoform X2, whose amino-acid sequence MGNLGGMAVVLLSYLLLLPLADAFYLPGVAPRDFQQGDELQVKVNKLSSTKTQLPYDYYFLDYCKPSKIVNSAENLGEVLRGDRIENSVYTFKMRTDETCKVACRTKLTPEAAKNFKEKIDDEYRVNMILDNLPAAVPRPRRDASQPPSYEHGFRVGYKQSQFTANNGEKYYINNHLSFRVMYHKDPENEDARVVGFEVTPSSVRHEYNEWDDKNPRLLTCNPSTKLTPNAQSPQEVADDTFVVFTYDVIFQTSNIKWASRWDTYLLMNDDQIHWFSIINSLMIVLFLSGMVAMIMMRTLYRDIANYNQLETQDEAQEETGWKLLHGDVFRPPINSGLVCVYVGTGVQFFGMTLVTMIIALLGFLSPSNRGGLMTAMVLLWVFMGLFAGYSSSRLYKMFKGTEWKKITLKTAFMFPGIVFTISFVLNALIWGEKSSGAVPFGTMFALVFLWFGISVPLVFVGSYLGFKKPAIEDPVKTNKIPRQIPEQAWYMQPAFSILIGGILPFGAVFIELFFILTSIWLNQFYYIFGFLFIVFVILVITCAEITIVLCYFQLCSEDYHWWWRAYLTAGSSALYLFLYSAFYFFTKLEITKVVSGVLYFGYMLIVSYAFFVLTGTIGFYACFWFVRKIYSSVKID is encoded by the exons ATGGGGAACCTCGGGGGGATGGCCGTCGTCCTCCTCTCCTATCTCCTGCTTCTCCCACTGGCGGATGCCTTCTATCTCCCCGGCGTCGCACCTCGCGACTTTCAGCAG GGTGATGAACTTCAAGTGAAAGTGAATAAACTCTCATCAACAAAGACACAACTTCCATATGATTATTATTTCTTGGATTACTGTAAGCCTTCTAAAATCGTGAACAGTGCTGAGAACTTGGGAGAGGTCCTACGGGGTGATCGCATTGAGAACTCTGTTTATACT TTTAAAATGAGGACGGACGAGACATGCAAAGTAGCCTGTCGCACAAAGCTTACCCCAGAAGCTGCAAAGAATTTTAAGGAGAAAATTGATGATGAGTATCGGGTGAACAT GATATTGGATAATCTTCCTGCTGCAGTTCCGAGGCCAAGGAGAGATGCAAGTCAACCACCAAGTTATGAGCATGGTTTCCGTGTTGGTTACAAACAAAGCCAGTTTACTGCT AATAATGGTGAGAAATATTACATTAATAACCACCTGAGCTTTAGAGTTATGTACCATAAGGACCCTGAAAACGAGGACGCTCGTGTAGTTGGTTTTGAGGTTACTCCAAGCAG TGTACGCCATGAGTACAACGAGTGGGATGATAAGAACCCTAGATTATTGACATGCAACCCAAGCACCAAATTAACTCCAAATGCCCAGAGTCCACAGGAAGTTGCGGATGATACATTTGTTGTATTCACTTATGATGTTATCTTCCAG ACTAGTAATATCAAATGGGCATCTCGTTGGGACACTTACCTCCTCATGAATGATGATCAGATCCACTGGTTTTCTATTATTAATTCCTTAATGATTGTTCTCTTCTTGTCCGGCATGGTGGCAATGATTATGATGAGAACCTTGTACAGAGATATAGCAAACTACAATCAATTGGAGACTCAGGATGAAGCCCAAGAAGAAACTGGATGGAAATTACTCCATGGTGATGTGTTCCGGCCGCCAATCAACTCTGGTTTGGTCTGTGTGTATGTGGGAACAGGGGTTCAGTTCTTTGGGATGACCCTGGTCACCATGATAATTGCATTACTAGGATTTCTTTCTCCTTCCAACCGTGGGGGTTTGATGACTGCCATGGTCCTTTTGTGGGTCTTCATGGGCCTATTTGCTGGATATTCCTCATCTCGTCTCTATAAGATGTTCAAAGGTACAGAGTGGAAGAAGATTACTTTGAAAACGGCTTTCATGTTTCCAGGTATTGTTTTCACCATCTCCTTTGTGCTGAATGCATTGATCTGGGGTGAAAAGTCTTCTGGTGCCGTTCCCTTTGGGACCATGTTTGCGCTGGTTTTCCTATGGTTTGGCATATCAGTACCACTAGTCTTTGTTGGTAGTTACCTAGGTTTCAAGAAGCCAGCGATCGAGGACCCTGTAAAGACCAACAAGATCCCAAGACAGATACCTGAGCAGGCTTGGTACATGCAGCCAGCATTTTCTATATTGATCGGGGGTATTCTTCCATTTGGTGCTGTCTTCATTgagctcttcttcatcttgaCCTCAATATGGTTGAATCAATTCTACTACATATTTGGCTTCCTCTTTATAGTCTTTGTAATCCTCGTTATAACGTGTGCGGAAATTACCATTGTGCTCTGTTACTTCCAGCTTTGCAGTGAGGATTACCACTGGTGGTGGAGAGCATATCTGACTGCAGGTTCTTCTGCATTGTACCTTTTCTTATATTCAGCATTCTATTTCTTCACTAAGCTTGAGATTACAAAGGTTGTTTCTGGGGTCCTGTACTTTGGCTACATGTTGATCGTATCTTATGCATTCTTTGTATTGACGGGGACCATCGGCTTCTATGCTTGCTTCTGGTTTGTACGCAAGATATACTCCTCTGTAAAGATAGACTGA
- the LOC103720537 gene encoding transmembrane 9 superfamily member 7-like isoform X1, translating into MGNLGGMAVVLLSYLLLLPLADAFYLPGVAPRDFQQGDELQVKVNKLSSTKTQLPYDYYFLDYCKPSKIVNSAENLGEVLRGDRIENSVYTFKMRTDETCKVACRTKLTPEAAKNFKEKIDDEYRVNMILDNLPAAVPRPRRDASQPPSYEHGFRVGYKQSQFTAQNNGEKYYINNHLSFRVMYHKDPENEDARVVGFEVTPSSVRHEYNEWDDKNPRLLTCNPSTKLTPNAQSPQEVADDTFVVFTYDVIFQTSNIKWASRWDTYLLMNDDQIHWFSIINSLMIVLFLSGMVAMIMMRTLYRDIANYNQLETQDEAQEETGWKLLHGDVFRPPINSGLVCVYVGTGVQFFGMTLVTMIIALLGFLSPSNRGGLMTAMVLLWVFMGLFAGYSSSRLYKMFKGTEWKKITLKTAFMFPGIVFTISFVLNALIWGEKSSGAVPFGTMFALVFLWFGISVPLVFVGSYLGFKKPAIEDPVKTNKIPRQIPEQAWYMQPAFSILIGGILPFGAVFIELFFILTSIWLNQFYYIFGFLFIVFVILVITCAEITIVLCYFQLCSEDYHWWWRAYLTAGSSALYLFLYSAFYFFTKLEITKVVSGVLYFGYMLIVSYAFFVLTGTIGFYACFWFVRKIYSSVKID; encoded by the exons ATGGGGAACCTCGGGGGGATGGCCGTCGTCCTCCTCTCCTATCTCCTGCTTCTCCCACTGGCGGATGCCTTCTATCTCCCCGGCGTCGCACCTCGCGACTTTCAGCAG GGTGATGAACTTCAAGTGAAAGTGAATAAACTCTCATCAACAAAGACACAACTTCCATATGATTATTATTTCTTGGATTACTGTAAGCCTTCTAAAATCGTGAACAGTGCTGAGAACTTGGGAGAGGTCCTACGGGGTGATCGCATTGAGAACTCTGTTTATACT TTTAAAATGAGGACGGACGAGACATGCAAAGTAGCCTGTCGCACAAAGCTTACCCCAGAAGCTGCAAAGAATTTTAAGGAGAAAATTGATGATGAGTATCGGGTGAACAT GATATTGGATAATCTTCCTGCTGCAGTTCCGAGGCCAAGGAGAGATGCAAGTCAACCACCAAGTTATGAGCATGGTTTCCGTGTTGGTTACAAACAAAGCCAGTTTACTGCT CAGAATAATGGTGAGAAATATTACATTAATAACCACCTGAGCTTTAGAGTTATGTACCATAAGGACCCTGAAAACGAGGACGCTCGTGTAGTTGGTTTTGAGGTTACTCCAAGCAG TGTACGCCATGAGTACAACGAGTGGGATGATAAGAACCCTAGATTATTGACATGCAACCCAAGCACCAAATTAACTCCAAATGCCCAGAGTCCACAGGAAGTTGCGGATGATACATTTGTTGTATTCACTTATGATGTTATCTTCCAG ACTAGTAATATCAAATGGGCATCTCGTTGGGACACTTACCTCCTCATGAATGATGATCAGATCCACTGGTTTTCTATTATTAATTCCTTAATGATTGTTCTCTTCTTGTCCGGCATGGTGGCAATGATTATGATGAGAACCTTGTACAGAGATATAGCAAACTACAATCAATTGGAGACTCAGGATGAAGCCCAAGAAGAAACTGGATGGAAATTACTCCATGGTGATGTGTTCCGGCCGCCAATCAACTCTGGTTTGGTCTGTGTGTATGTGGGAACAGGGGTTCAGTTCTTTGGGATGACCCTGGTCACCATGATAATTGCATTACTAGGATTTCTTTCTCCTTCCAACCGTGGGGGTTTGATGACTGCCATGGTCCTTTTGTGGGTCTTCATGGGCCTATTTGCTGGATATTCCTCATCTCGTCTCTATAAGATGTTCAAAGGTACAGAGTGGAAGAAGATTACTTTGAAAACGGCTTTCATGTTTCCAGGTATTGTTTTCACCATCTCCTTTGTGCTGAATGCATTGATCTGGGGTGAAAAGTCTTCTGGTGCCGTTCCCTTTGGGACCATGTTTGCGCTGGTTTTCCTATGGTTTGGCATATCAGTACCACTAGTCTTTGTTGGTAGTTACCTAGGTTTCAAGAAGCCAGCGATCGAGGACCCTGTAAAGACCAACAAGATCCCAAGACAGATACCTGAGCAGGCTTGGTACATGCAGCCAGCATTTTCTATATTGATCGGGGGTATTCTTCCATTTGGTGCTGTCTTCATTgagctcttcttcatcttgaCCTCAATATGGTTGAATCAATTCTACTACATATTTGGCTTCCTCTTTATAGTCTTTGTAATCCTCGTTATAACGTGTGCGGAAATTACCATTGTGCTCTGTTACTTCCAGCTTTGCAGTGAGGATTACCACTGGTGGTGGAGAGCATATCTGACTGCAGGTTCTTCTGCATTGTACCTTTTCTTATATTCAGCATTCTATTTCTTCACTAAGCTTGAGATTACAAAGGTTGTTTCTGGGGTCCTGTACTTTGGCTACATGTTGATCGTATCTTATGCATTCTTTGTATTGACGGGGACCATCGGCTTCTATGCTTGCTTCTGGTTTGTACGCAAGATATACTCCTCTGTAAAGATAGACTGA